The Candidatus Methylomirabilota bacterium sequence CGGTTTCTCGAAGTAAGGCGTCACGGCGGTTCCTCCATGAAGACAATCTGCCCTGGAACCGGATTGACCATGCCCAGCTTGCCTCGGGCGATCTCTTCGACCCGCTTCAGGGAGCGGAGTCGCCCGAGCTCCACACTGAGTGCCTTTCCTTCCTGGATCAGGGTGGCCCGCGCTGCCCGCAGTTGCTCTACCTGGTAGCCGAAGCGCACCACTTGGACATGCTGCCACACGTAGATGAGGAGGCCGAGCAAGAGAATCGCACCGACGAGGAGCATCGGTTTCATCTCACGGGCCAGCTTGTGCTTCCCCCGTCGAGCACGTACTCCAAAGGGAAGTTCCTGCTGCGTCGATCGTGACCGGACCCTAGTGGCCATCCCCCGCCCCCCGCCGCTCCGCCGCCCGAAGCTTGGCACTCCGAGCGCGCGGATTCCGTGCCGTTTCCTCGGCTGACGGCGTGACTGGCCGCCGCGTGAGGATGTTGACAGCGGGGACCGCCCCCGGCGCCGCCAGTCGGCGGAATACTTGCTTGGCCACCCGATCCTCCAGCGAGTGAAAGGCAAGCACGCAAATCCGGCCACCAGGTTTCAGGGAGCCTACCGCCGTTTCTAACGCTGCCTCAAGCCCCTCCAACTCTTGATTGACAGCGATCCTGAGTGCCTGAAAGGTGCGGGTGGCCGGATGAATCCGACGGGGCCAGAACCGCCTTGGAATGGCCCGCGCCACAATCTCGGCCAGATCCCGCGTGGTCTCCAGGGACTGCCCCTTGCGCGCCCTCACAATGTGACGCCCGATCTGACGGGCCCACCGCTCTTCTCCGTACTCCCGGATGATCCGGGCCAAATCCTTCTCCGGAAGTTCATGGAGCAACTCCCGGGCCGTGGGCCCACCGCTTTGCCGGTCGATGCGCATATCGAGGGGACCCTCGAACTGGAAGCTGAACCCCCGACTGGGATCGTCAAACTGCAGCGACGAGACGCCCAGGTCATACACGATCCCATCAACGCCTTTTGGGTAAAGGTCAGAGACCAGGAAAGGGAGTTCCCGATAATCGCCCCGAATCAACCTCACGCGGTCGCCAAAATGCCTCAGTCGATCCCTGGCAACTGCGATTGCCTCGGGATCCCGATCGATCCCCACGAGCCGAGACGGCGGGCCTGCCGCCTCGAGAATCGCTGCGGCGTGACCCCCGCCTCCCACGGTGCAGTCCAAATACACTCCCTCCGACTTCGGTTGTAGGCTGGCCAGCACCTCCTGGACCAGCACCGGGATATGTCCGATTGTCACCCCGCCACGGCCAACCGTTTCAGCAGACAGGGCTGTCGGGCCCGCCGCTCATCCGGATAGTGTTCAAAGAAGTGGTACGCACCACAAACATCCTCTCCTCCTCGGTCAGATACCTAACTGAGCCAACCTGGCGGCAATGTCCTCAAAGGTCACCGGGGAGGTGGTGAGGAAGTGTTCCCACCGCTCCCTATCCCAGATCTCTATCCGATTGAGGGTGCCCACGATCATCACCTCCCGGCCCAGACCTGCCTTCTCCCGATGCTGGGGAGGGACGAGGATACGCCCCTGCCCATCGACCGGGCACTCACTTGCGGCGGAGTAGAAAAGGCGCAGGAACGCCCGGATGTCTTTTTCGAAGTTACTCTGGGCCTGGATCTTTGCTTCAAAGTGGGCCCAGACGTCGAGAGGGTAAGCGGTGATGCAGGAGTCAAAGTCGGTCAGGACGAGGATATTCTGTCCCCGATTCTGTAAGGTTTGGCGGAACCTGGAGGGAATGCTCAGTCGACCTTTTTCATCGATTGTATGTGGGAACCGCCCTATGAACCGCATAGTGCCCCCACACAAAGCAATTTCTGTACCACTTCATCCCACTCTATCCCATTTAGGCGCACACCTTACCCACCCCACGCCACCTTGTCAAGAAAAATCGTGCCTTTCCTGACATTTTCTGGTTGTCCTGGGTTGAGCCCTTGATGTTGGGGAAAGGGGGAAAAGCAGGACCGATATATGGGGGGTTAGGAGAAATGCCCGAAGGGGGCTGGGAACTCCCCCGCCTTAGAGTCCCAATAGCAAGAACGAGGCGAATTGAACGGGGCGGTCGGACTGATACTCCCCTGACCAATGAGGCAGACCAGTGAAGTTCCTCATCACAGCGTCGCGGCGATTCGGTTCTGCTCGCCCAGGAGCACGATCTTAGGTTTATGCTCTGCCGCTCGAGCTTCCTCAATGAGGCCATAGGCGGCGATGATCAAAAGATCGCCAGGATGTACCAGCCGCGATGCTGCCCCATTGACGGCCACCTTCCCCGAGCCGGCCTCACCGGCAATCGCGTAGGTCTCAAAGCGCGCGCCGGTATTGAGGTTATACACTTGGACCTGCTGATAGGGAAAGACGTCGGCAGCAGCGAGGATTTCCTCATCGATGGCGATGCTTCCCTCGTATTGGAGATTCACCTCTTGCGTTACCGCCCGATGGATCTTTGAAACCAACATGATCCGATGCACTTTGACCTCCTCTCTAGTGATTACCGATGACAAGATTGTCGATCAGACGCGCCCTTGAGAAGCGGACCGCCAGTAGCGCCACAGCCGGGCCGTTAACCTTCTCGAGGGGCTCGAGCGTGTCGGGATCGCAGAGGGCGACGTAATCGATGGTGGCGGAAGTTCCCTCTTGGATCATTCGCCGCATCCCTTCCACCAAGGCTCCCGTATCCTCTTCGCCTGCCTTTACCTGATCCGCACCCCAGCACAGGGCCCGGTAGAGCCTCGGGGCCTGCCGCCGCTCCTCAGGAGTTAGGTTCACGTTGCGAGAGCTCAAGGCGAGCCCATCGGGTTCGCGGACGGTGGGCAGCACGACAACCTCGATGTCCATGTCGAGGTCCCGGGCCAAGCGCCAAACGATACGGGCTTGTTGGTAATCCTTCTGCCCAAAGTAGGCTCGGTGAGGCTTTACAATAACGAATAGTTTCGCTACCACCGTCGCCACCCCCCGGAAATGGCCAGGGCGATACTCCCCCTCCCACCGACGCGTGAGCCCCTCCACCTCGACAAAGGTGCCATATCCTTGCGGGTATATGCTCTTCTGCTCAGGGATAAAGACGAGATCAACCCCTTCCGCCTCCGCCTTGGCACGATCCCCTTCGAGATCGACCGGATATGTCTCCAAATCTTCTTGTCGATCAAACTGGGTTGGGTTGACAAAGATGCTCACCGCGAGGATGGGGTTCTCCCGGCGCGCCGTCCGGAAGAGGGTGAGGTGACCTTCGTGGAGGTAGCCCATAGTGGGGACGAATCCGATTCTCGCCCCCTGCCGGCGAAGCTCTGTCACCCTCTCCTGCATTTGTCGCGGATCGCGGATGATCTCCATCGGAGCAACTCATCCCCTGCCGATGGTTTTAATCTGTTGATGCCGGCGGGCCAGATGCTGTTCCCACCTGCGGCTTTCAGCCTCATCCAGACTAAACGCATGTTTGGGGCCGGGAAACTGTCCGTCCTTGACTTCCTGGCGGTACTGCGTAAAGGCACCCGTGATCGTTTCCTTCAACCCGGCGTAATGCTTTACGAACCTGGGGGTGAAGTCGTCGAAGAGACCCAAGAGGTCATTGGTCACCAATACCTGACCATCGCAGCAGGACCCTGCGCCAATGCCGATGGTGGGGATCCGCAGCTCTTTGGTGATCACCTCCGCTACCTGCCAGGGAATGCTCTCGAGGACGAGGGCAAAGATCCCCGCTTCCTCGAGGAGCAGGGCCTCATCCAAGACATGTTCGGCAGCCGTTGCAGTCCGGGCCTGAACTTTGAAGCCCCCGAACTGGTGGACCATCTGCGGTGTGAGTCCTAGGTGGCCCATCACCGGGATGCCGACGCCCACCAGACGCCGCGTGAGGTCTGCTACCTCGCCTCCCCCCTCCAGTTTGACCGCTTGTGCGCCTGCCTCCTTGAGAAATCGACCGGCGTTCCTGATCCCCTCTTCCACACTGGCTTGGTACGACCCAAAGGGCATATCAGCCACGAGGAGGGCCCGCCTGACCCCTCGGCCAACGGCTCGAACGTGATGAAGCATTTCCTCCATGGTGACCGGCAATGTGGTCTCATACCCGAGCCCTACCATGGCTAACGAGTCCCCCACCAAGACCACCTCGATTCCCACCTCATCGAGGAACCGGCCGATGGGGTAGTCATAGGCCGTGAGCATGGTAATCTTTTCACCGCGGCCCTTCATCTCCTGTAAGGTGACCGTCGTTACCCGCTTCACCGTCACGATCGATCCCTCCTTTCTTACGAGCCGTCAGCTGTCAGCCTACTAGAACAACCCAGTCTGACTGCTAATGGCTGAATGCCAAATAAAAAGGCCTCCCGGCCGTGCCGGGAGGTCCTCGGTTGTTTGCGCTGATCCGACGCCGTCAGTAAACTTGCCACTCCCGACGGTTCCCGTTCAGGGTGGCTTCTCTGCCGGCTCTCGAGGTGTCCTGTCCTACCCGTCTCGGTCCGCTTAGGATCCAAGCGGGACGTAGTACTGTGTCCCCCGCTTCATCGACTGAATCTGCTTAACGAGATCGTCGAGGTCCTCCTTTCTTTTGACAAAGTCAATCTCCGTCGTGTTGACCACCAAGAGAGGCGTCTCGCTGTAATGAAAGAAAAAATGGTTGTACGCCTCGGCCACGTCTTCCAGGTAGCTCCGGGGAATATCCCGTTCGTATCCCCGCCCCCTGGTGGTGATCCTCTTATACAATGCCTCCACGTCGGCTTGCAAGTAAATTACGAAATCGGGCTTTGGGACCCGGGCTTCCAAGAGGGCGTGGATCTTTTCGTAGAGCGCGAGCTCGTGATCATCTAACGTCAGATAGGCGAAAATCCGATCCCTCCGAAAGAGATAGTCACTCATCAAGCGTTGCCGGAACAGGTCGGACTGGAGGAGCTCCTGCTGCTGGCGGTAGCGGGTCAGGAGGAAATAAAGCTGGGCCTGAAACGCATACCGCCGCATATCCCGATAAAAATCCTTCAAAAATGGGTTCTCCTCAACCGCCTCCAGGACCGCTCGCGCCTGCAGGCGCTGGGCGAGAAGCTTGGCCAGCGAGGTCTTGC is a genomic window containing:
- the mraZ gene encoding division/cell wall cluster transcriptional repressor MraZ, whose translation is MRFIGRFPHTIDEKGRLSIPSRFRQTLQNRGQNILVLTDFDSCITAYPLDVWAHFEAKIQAQSNFEKDIRAFLRLFYSAASECPVDGQGRILVPPQHREKAGLGREVMIVGTLNRIEIWDRERWEHFLTTSPVTFEDIAARLAQLGI
- a CDS encoding cell division protein FtsL, with translation MATRVRSRSTQQELPFGVRARRGKHKLAREMKPMLLVGAILLLGLLIYVWQHVQVVRFGYQVEQLRAARATLIQEGKALSVELGRLRSLKRVEEIARGKLGMVNPVPGQIVFMEEPP
- the panC gene encoding pantoate--beta-alanine ligase — its product is MEIIRDPRQMQERVTELRRQGARIGFVPTMGYLHEGHLTLFRTARRENPILAVSIFVNPTQFDRQEDLETYPVDLEGDRAKAEAEGVDLVFIPEQKSIYPQGYGTFVEVEGLTRRWEGEYRPGHFRGVATVVAKLFVIVKPHRAYFGQKDYQQARIVWRLARDLDMDIEVVVLPTVREPDGLALSSRNVNLTPEERRQAPRLYRALCWGADQVKAGEEDTGALVEGMRRMIQEGTSATIDYVALCDPDTLEPLEKVNGPAVALLAVRFSRARLIDNLVIGNH
- a CDS encoding aspartate 1-decarboxylase, with the protein product MHRIMLVSKIHRAVTQEVNLQYEGSIAIDEEILAAADVFPYQQVQVYNLNTGARFETYAIAGEAGSGKVAVNGAASRLVHPGDLLIIAAYGLIEEARAAEHKPKIVLLGEQNRIAATL
- the rsmH gene encoding 16S rRNA (cytosine(1402)-N(4))-methyltransferase RsmH, with protein sequence MTIGHIPVLVQEVLASLQPKSEGVYLDCTVGGGGHAAAILEAAGPPSRLVGIDRDPEAIAVARDRLRHFGDRVRLIRGDYRELPFLVSDLYPKGVDGIVYDLGVSSLQFDDPSRGFSFQFEGPLDMRIDRQSGGPTARELLHELPEKDLARIIREYGEERWARQIGRHIVRARKGQSLETTRDLAEIVARAIPRRFWPRRIHPATRTFQALRIAVNQELEGLEAALETAVGSLKPGGRICVLAFHSLEDRVAKQVFRRLAAPGAVPAVNILTRRPVTPSAEETARNPRARSAKLRAAERRGAGDGH
- the panB gene encoding 3-methyl-2-oxobutanoate hydroxymethyltransferase, yielding MTVKRVTTVTLQEMKGRGEKITMLTAYDYPIGRFLDEVGIEVVLVGDSLAMVGLGYETTLPVTMEEMLHHVRAVGRGVRRALLVADMPFGSYQASVEEGIRNAGRFLKEAGAQAVKLEGGGEVADLTRRLVGVGIPVMGHLGLTPQMVHQFGGFKVQARTATAAEHVLDEALLLEEAGIFALVLESIPWQVAEVITKELRIPTIGIGAGSCCDGQVLVTNDLLGLFDDFTPRFVKHYAGLKETITGAFTQYRQEVKDGQFPGPKHAFSLDEAESRRWEQHLARRHQQIKTIGRG
- a CDS encoding deoxynucleoside kinase, coding for MTAEYEPQYVVVEGPIGVGKTSLAKLLAQRLQARAVLEAVEENPFLKDFYRDMRRYAFQAQLYFLLTRYRQQQELLQSDLFRQRLMSDYLFRRDRIFAYLTLDDHELALYEKIHALLEARVPKPDFVIYLQADVEALYKRITTRGRGYERDIPRSYLEDVAEAYNHFFFHYSETPLLVVNTTEIDFVKRKEDLDDLVKQIQSMKRGTQYYVPLGS